In Providencia zhijiangensis, a single window of DNA contains:
- a CDS encoding VOC family protein: MINRLDHIVLTTTDLDACLDFYQRILKMSVITFGEQRFALQFGQQKINIHQYGKEFEPKAHLPVPGSLDLCFISDIPLIEVQQHIEQQGVEIIEGPVQRTGAIGKITSLYIRDPDLNLIEISQYL, translated from the coding sequence ATGATTAATCGATTAGACCATATAGTCTTAACCACCACAGATCTTGATGCCTGTCTTGATTTTTACCAACGTATTTTAAAGATGTCTGTGATCACCTTCGGCGAACAACGTTTTGCCCTGCAATTTGGTCAGCAAAAAATAAATATTCACCAATATGGGAAAGAGTTTGAACCTAAGGCACACTTGCCTGTTCCGGGATCGTTAGATCTCTGCTTTATCAGTGATATTCCACTGATAGAAGTTCAACAGCATATTGAACAGCAAGGTGTGGAAATTATAGAGGGGCCAGTGCAACGAACGGGTGCTATCGGTAAGATTACTTCTTTGTATATCAGAGATCCTGATTTGAATTTAATTGAAATTTCACAATATCTTTAA
- a CDS encoding adhesin yields the protein MLYMDTMTVYANPVPFNFTDVTNDDFFNGDYISANNSMNEQYDHLKTVTRLMENDNYKPEISRDRDVNRENIVSEDTVNKPLPSSQEPSLQEKLTLNHQEVLNKIKALREEKNNLEKSYEWKFLTDPGKYPCNYQWVFKSPELNITANVKFSSIQDRDRLLSDDFGDSPVDIPKLNFFDPQPFYDAIEKNVEFSARNYLLATQERHTRLTKEIQSNESELRNIKISIEKSSILIIPTPIIPANSGSSTLDEKTRIDASLAQAVENKLNAVGDKLAETFECSFGFACASDLDKEAKNPNLGNDLTAEEKEALGISGGSVSGTPNGFEPDDERFNQQETHTSNRINEIKELFEYDSSRAGIQIGNRSLIEIPNKGNAKIFSGVSEVEIKQYFVELTGNKALPEVRVVPGKGNIYTVKTPNGSFNLRDFSNSARETGKAWTIDIPRGIAKDTAPVEIKFLK from the coding sequence ATGCTCTACATGGACACAATGACTGTTTATGCTAATCCAGTTCCTTTTAATTTCACTGATGTGACAAATGATGATTTTTTTAATGGTGATTATATTTCTGCTAATAATAGTATGAATGAGCAATATGACCATTTAAAAACTGTCACAAGGCTTATGGAAAATGATAATTATAAGCCAGAAATATCCAGGGATAGAGATGTAAATCGAGAAAATATAGTATCAGAAGATACAGTAAACAAGCCATTACCATCATCACAAGAACCATCACTTCAAGAGAAATTAACATTAAATCATCAGGAGGTTTTAAATAAAATAAAAGCACTAAGAGAAGAAAAGAATAATTTAGAAAAAAGTTATGAATGGAAGTTTTTGACTGATCCGGGAAAATACCCATGTAATTATCAATGGGTTTTTAAATCACCAGAACTTAATATCACTGCAAATGTTAAATTTAGTTCAATACAAGATAGAGATCGCTTACTTTCGGATGATTTTGGTGATAGCCCTGTAGATATACCAAAATTAAATTTTTTTGATCCTCAACCTTTTTATGATGCTATTGAAAAAAATGTAGAATTTTCAGCAAGAAATTATCTGCTAGCAACTCAGGAAAGACATACTAGATTAACAAAAGAAATTCAGTCTAATGAAAGTGAATTAAGAAATATTAAAATTAGCATTGAAAAAAGCAGTATTTTAATAATCCCAACACCGATAATCCCAGCAAACAGCGGAAGCTCCACGCTTGATGAAAAAACAAGAATAGATGCAAGTTTAGCTCAAGCAGTTGAAAATAAACTGAATGCGGTTGGTGATAAATTAGCAGAAACATTTGAATGTTCCTTTGGATTTGCTTGTGCATCGGATTTGGATAAGGAAGCTAAAAATCCCAATCTTGGGAACGATTTAACGGCAGAAGAAAAAGAAGCATTAGGAATCTCAGGTGGTAGCGTAAGTGGCACTCCTAATGGCTTTGAACCAGATGACGAGAGGTTTAACCAACAAGAAACTCATACATCCAATAGAATAAATGAAATTAAAGAATTGTTTGAATATGATAGCAGTAGAGCTGGTATTCAAATAGGGAATAGATCTTTGATTGAAATCCCAAACAAAGGTAACGCAAAGATTTTTAGTGGGGTATCAGAAGTAGAAATTAAGCAGTATTTTGTTGAGTTAACAGGTAATAAAGCTTTGCCCGAAGTAAGAGTAGTTCCAGGAAAAGGAAATATTTATACTGTTAAAACACCAAATGGGAGCTTCAACTTACGTGATTTTTCGAATTCTGCTAGAGAAACAGGAAAAGCTTGGACGATTGATATTCCTAGGGGTATTGCTAAAGATACTGCACCTGTAGAAATAAAATTTTTAAAGTGA
- a CDS encoding YacL family protein, whose translation MDYQFLKDITGSITAKFSMDHEAIGYWLNEEIKNDLSLLDTIAENYELIKGSEKQWEFIGHEYTLILDDEEVMIRANQLAFETDGLEEGMSYYDNESIAFCGVNDFFDMLDDYREFVIENR comes from the coding sequence ATGGACTACCAATTCTTAAAGGATATTACAGGAAGTATTACCGCTAAATTTTCAATGGACCATGAAGCTATCGGTTATTGGTTAAATGAGGAAATCAAAAATGACCTCAGTTTACTGGATACCATCGCAGAAAATTATGAATTGATTAAAGGCAGTGAAAAGCAATGGGAGTTTATTGGTCACGAATACACGCTCATTCTTGATGATGAAGAAGTGATGATCCGTGCGAACCAATTAGCTTTTGAGACGGATGGGTTAGAAGAAGGCATGAGTTACTATGATAATGAAAGTATTGCCTTTTGTGGTGTAAATGACTTTTTTGATATGTTGGATGACTACCGTGAATTTGTTATCGAAAATCGATAA
- the aceF gene encoding pyruvate dehydrogenase complex dihydrolipoyllysine-residue acetyltransferase, whose protein sequence is MSIEIQVPDIGADEVEVTEVMVKVGDKVEAEQSLITVEGDKASMEVPSPQAGVVKEIKIAVGDKVTTGKLIMIFDSAEGASAPAAPAAPVAAPAAPAAAALKEVAVPDIGGDEVEVTEIMVKVGDAITAEQSLITVEGDKASMEVPAPFAGTVKEIKIATGDKVKTGSLIMVFEVAGAAPAAAVSAPAAPVAAPAAAAIKDVNVPDIGGDEVEVTEVMVKVGDTVTAEQSLITVEGDKASMEVPAPFAGTVKEIKIATGDKVKTGSLIMTFEVAGAAPAPTAAPASAPVAAPAAAPVASAPAKTADSKNEFVENDAYIHATPVIRRLAREFGVNLAKVKGTGRKGRILREDVQAYVKDAIKRAEAPAAAGGGLPGMLPWPKVDYSKFGEVEEVELGRIQKISGANLSRNWVMIPHVTLMEEVDTTEVEEFRKQQNKEAEKKKLDVKITPLVFVMKAVARALEEMPRFNSSISEDAQRLFLKKYINIGIAVDTPNGLVVPVFKDVNKKGIMELSRELGEVSKKARAGKLTAADMQGGCFTISSLGGIGTTGFAPIVNAPEVAIMGLSRSSIKPVWNGSEFVPRLILPMSLSFDHRVIDGADGARFITLVGQLMSDIRRLVM, encoded by the coding sequence ATGTCTATTGAAATCCAAGTGCCAGATATCGGTGCTGATGAAGTTGAAGTCACCGAAGTCATGGTAAAAGTTGGTGATAAAGTAGAAGCTGAGCAATCGCTCATCACTGTTGAAGGTGATAAAGCGTCTATGGAAGTCCCATCTCCACAAGCGGGTGTGGTTAAAGAGATTAAAATTGCTGTTGGTGACAAAGTTACTACCGGTAAATTAATCATGATTTTTGATTCAGCAGAAGGCGCATCTGCGCCAGCAGCACCAGCTGCTCCAGTGGCGGCACCAGCTGCTCCTGCGGCTGCAGCACTGAAAGAAGTTGCTGTACCAGACATCGGTGGTGATGAAGTTGAAGTCACTGAGATCATGGTTAAAGTGGGTGATGCAATCACGGCTGAGCAATCTCTGATTACCGTTGAAGGCGATAAAGCGTCAATGGAAGTGCCAGCACCATTTGCAGGTACAGTTAAAGAGATCAAAATTGCGACTGGCGATAAAGTGAAAACTGGCTCGCTGATCATGGTATTCGAAGTTGCGGGCGCAGCGCCTGCAGCAGCGGTTTCTGCTCCAGCAGCACCGGTAGCAGCACCAGCCGCAGCGGCAATCAAAGACGTTAACGTACCAGATATCGGTGGTGATGAAGTTGAAGTTACCGAAGTTATGGTCAAAGTTGGCGACACCGTAACAGCTGAGCAATCTTTAATCACCGTTGAAGGCGACAAAGCATCAATGGAAGTACCAGCACCATTCGCAGGTACAGTTAAAGAGATCAAGATTGCGACTGGCGATAAAGTCAAAACTGGTTCCCTGATTATGACTTTCGAAGTTGCGGGTGCAGCGCCAGCTCCTACTGCAGCTCCGGCTTCAGCACCAGTTGCAGCTCCAGCAGCTGCGCCAGTAGCTTCTGCTCCAGCTAAAACTGCTGATAGCAAAAATGAATTTGTTGAGAACGATGCGTATATTCATGCAACACCAGTTATTCGCCGTTTAGCTCGCGAATTTGGTGTGAACTTAGCGAAAGTGAAAGGTACAGGTCGTAAAGGCCGTATCTTACGTGAAGACGTTCAAGCTTACGTTAAAGATGCAATCAAACGTGCAGAAGCACCAGCAGCAGCTGGCGGTGGTTTACCGGGTATGCTTCCATGGCCGAAAGTTGATTACAGCAAATTTGGTGAAGTTGAAGAAGTTGAGCTGGGTCGTATCCAGAAAATTTCTGGCGCTAACCTGAGCCGTAACTGGGTCATGATCCCGCACGTAACTCTTATGGAAGAAGTGGATACCACTGAAGTTGAAGAGTTCCGTAAGCAGCAGAACAAAGAAGCCGAGAAGAAAAAGCTGGATGTGAAAATCACTCCACTGGTCTTCGTGATGAAAGCGGTTGCTCGTGCTCTGGAAGAAATGCCACGCTTCAACAGCTCTATTTCAGAAGATGCACAGCGTCTGTTCCTGAAAAAATATATCAACATCGGTATCGCTGTAGATACGCCAAATGGCTTAGTTGTTCCTGTTTTCAAAGACGTGAACAAAAAAGGCATTATGGAGTTATCTCGTGAGCTGGGTGAAGTGTCTAAGAAAGCGCGAGCAGGTAAACTGACTGCAGCAGACATGCAAGGTGGTTGCTTCACTATCTCTAGCTTAGGTGGTATCGGGACTACCGGTTTTGCACCAATTGTGAATGCGCCAGAAGTGGCAATTATGGGTCTGTCTCGCTCTTCTATCAAACCAGTTTGGAATGGTAGTGAGTTCGTTCCACGCTTGATCCTGCCAATGTCTCTGTCATTTGACCACCGTGTGATTGATGGCGCTGATGGCGCGCGCTTCATCACTTTAGTTGGACAACTGATGAGCGATATTCGCCGTCTGGTAATGTAA
- the mscS gene encoding small-conductance mechanosensitive channel MscS — translation MNTDDVTGALNDATNWFVANQDLLVQYVVNIVSALVILIVGLMIAKWVSRGLNRVMTMRGIDSTVSEFLSAIARYTIVAFTLIAVLGKIGVQTASVIAVMGAAGLAVGLALQNSLGNFAAGVLLVVFRPLKAGEFVKIGAIDGTVQSVQIFSTTLRTADDRIVVIPNGKIIGDSIINVTREPLRRQDIMVGVAYNSDIDMVKKVLGDIVAADKRILHDKGVTIRLNEMAPSSLNYLVRFWTTNGDTWPVYWDLMENFKRALDKHNIGIPFPQMDVHLHQVNTSAKNISAE, via the coding sequence ATGAATACTGATGATGTTACAGGCGCATTGAATGATGCAACAAATTGGTTTGTGGCAAATCAGGATCTGCTAGTCCAGTATGTCGTCAATATCGTTTCCGCACTTGTTATTTTAATTGTGGGGTTGATGATTGCTAAATGGGTTAGCCGTGGTTTGAATCGCGTGATGACAATGAGAGGAATTGACTCCACTGTTAGCGAATTCTTATCTGCTATTGCTCGCTATACCATTGTGGCATTTACTTTAATTGCGGTGCTGGGCAAAATTGGCGTACAAACTGCCTCTGTCATCGCGGTAATGGGTGCCGCCGGTTTAGCGGTTGGTTTAGCATTACAAAACTCATTAGGTAACTTTGCTGCAGGCGTTCTGCTGGTGGTATTCAGACCATTAAAAGCGGGTGAGTTTGTTAAGATTGGCGCGATTGACGGTACAGTACAAAGCGTGCAAATTTTCTCAACCACATTGAGAACGGCAGATGACCGTATCGTAGTGATCCCAAACGGTAAAATTATTGGTGACAGCATTATTAACGTGACTCGTGAGCCACTTCGTCGTCAAGATATCATGGTCGGTGTTGCTTACAATTCTGATATTGATATGGTTAAAAAAGTCTTGGGTGATATCGTTGCTGCGGATAAACGCATTCTTCATGACAAAGGTGTAACTATCCGTTTAAATGAAATGGCACCATCTTCATTAAACTATTTAGTGCGTTTCTGGACAACGAATGGTGATACTTGGCCAGTTTATTGGGATTTAATGGAAAACTTTAAGCGTGCGCTTGATAAGCACAATATTGGTATCCCATTCCCACAAATGGATGTTCATCTTCACCAAGTTAACACCAGCGCAAAAAATATTTCTGCTGAATAA
- the acnB gene encoding bifunctional aconitate hydratase 2/2-methylisocitrate dehydratase, with protein MLEEYRKHVAERAAQGIVPKPLDASQVAALVELLKNPPKGEEDFLLDLLTNRVPPGVDEAAYVKAGFLAAIAKGETSSPLISPEKAIELLGTMQGGYNIHALIEALDDAKLAAIAAKALSHTLLMFDNFYDVEEKAKAGNAHAKQVIESWANADWFNERPELAEKMTVTVFKVTGETNTDDLSPAPDAWSRPDIPLHALAMLKNARDGIVPDEAGSVGPIKQIEELNKKGFPLAYVGDVVGTGSSRKSATNSVLWFMGDDIPFVPNKRGGGVVLGGKIAPIFFNTMEDAGALPIEVDVSKLNMGDVIDIYPYKGEVRNHETNELLETFELKTDVLIDEVRAGGRIPLIIGRGLTTKAREALGLGATDMFRLAKPVAQSNRGYSLAQKMVGRACGRQGIRPGEYCEPKMTSVGSQDTTGPMTRDELKDLACLGFSADLVMQSFCHTAAYPKPVDVTTHHTLPDFIMNRGGVSLRPGDGIIHSWLNRMLLPDTVGTGGDSHTRFPIGISFPAGSGLVAFAAATGVMPLDMPESVLVRFKGQMQPGITLRDLVHAIPLYAIKDGLLTVEKKGKKNIFSGRILEIEGLPELKVEQAFELADASAERSAAGCTIKLDKAPIIEYLQSNIVLLKWMIAEGYGDRRTIERRIKGMENWLANPELLEGDADAEYAAVIEIDLNEIKEPILCAPNDPDDARLLSDVQNEKIDEVFIGSCMTNIGHFRAAGKLLDSHKGQLPTRLWVAPPTKMDAAQLTEEGYYSVFGKSGARIEVPGCSLCMGNQARVADGATVVSTSTRNFPNRLGTGANVYLASAELAAVASLLGRLPTPAEYQQFMNKVDETAEDTYRYLNFDRLDQYTEKADGVIFQTAV; from the coding sequence GTGCTAGAAGAATACCGTAAGCACGTAGCCGAGCGTGCCGCTCAAGGGATTGTCCCTAAGCCATTAGATGCGTCACAAGTAGCTGCATTAGTAGAGTTACTGAAAAACCCACCCAAAGGTGAAGAAGATTTCTTGTTAGACCTGCTGACCAACCGTGTTCCACCGGGCGTCGATGAAGCAGCGTACGTTAAAGCTGGATTTTTAGCCGCAATCGCAAAAGGCGAAACATCCTCCCCTCTGATCTCCCCTGAAAAAGCCATCGAACTGCTTGGTACCATGCAGGGCGGATACAATATTCATGCGTTAATCGAAGCTCTTGATGATGCCAAACTGGCAGCTATCGCAGCGAAAGCACTTTCCCACACTTTATTAATGTTCGATAACTTCTACGATGTAGAAGAAAAAGCGAAAGCGGGAAATGCACATGCTAAGCAAGTGATTGAGTCATGGGCGAATGCCGATTGGTTCAACGAGCGTCCTGAATTAGCCGAAAAAATGACAGTGACTGTATTTAAAGTGACTGGCGAAACAAACACCGATGATTTATCTCCTGCACCAGATGCATGGTCGCGCCCTGATATCCCTCTGCATGCTTTAGCAATGCTGAAAAACGCACGCGATGGTATCGTTCCTGATGAAGCGGGTAGCGTAGGTCCAATTAAACAAATCGAAGAACTGAACAAAAAAGGTTTCCCACTAGCTTATGTGGGTGACGTTGTCGGTACAGGTTCTTCGCGTAAATCAGCAACGAACTCTGTTTTATGGTTTATGGGTGATGATATTCCATTCGTGCCTAACAAACGTGGCGGCGGTGTGGTGCTGGGCGGTAAAATTGCTCCTATCTTCTTTAACACAATGGAAGATGCGGGTGCACTGCCAATTGAAGTGGATGTGTCTAAACTGAATATGGGCGATGTGATTGATATCTACCCATATAAAGGTGAAGTTCGTAACCACGAAACTAACGAATTATTAGAAACATTCGAACTAAAAACTGATGTGTTAATCGACGAAGTTCGTGCTGGTGGTCGTATTCCTCTGATCATCGGTCGTGGCTTAACCACTAAAGCGCGCGAAGCATTAGGTTTAGGTGCAACGGATATGTTCCGTCTTGCGAAACCTGTTGCACAAAGCAATCGTGGTTACTCATTAGCACAAAAAATGGTGGGTCGTGCATGCGGTCGTCAAGGTATTCGCCCTGGTGAATACTGTGAACCTAAAATGACGTCTGTTGGTTCTCAAGATACCACGGGTCCAATGACACGTGATGAGCTGAAAGACTTAGCATGTTTAGGATTCTCTGCAGATTTAGTCATGCAGTCATTCTGTCACACGGCAGCTTATCCAAAACCTGTCGATGTTACCACGCACCATACGCTGCCTGATTTTATTATGAACCGCGGTGGGGTTTCTCTGCGTCCGGGCGACGGTATTATTCACTCTTGGTTAAACCGTATGCTATTGCCAGATACTGTTGGGACTGGTGGTGACTCGCATACCCGTTTCCCAATTGGTATCTCATTCCCAGCAGGTTCTGGTTTAGTGGCTTTTGCCGCAGCAACCGGTGTTATGCCTCTGGATATGCCAGAATCCGTATTAGTTCGCTTCAAAGGACAAATGCAGCCGGGTATCACATTACGTGACCTCGTTCATGCTATTCCTCTGTATGCGATTAAAGATGGCTTACTGACTGTTGAGAAAAAAGGTAAGAAAAACATTTTCTCTGGTCGTATTCTGGAAATTGAAGGTCTTCCAGAGCTGAAAGTTGAGCAAGCATTTGAATTAGCGGATGCGTCGGCTGAACGTTCTGCTGCGGGCTGTACTATCAAACTGGATAAAGCGCCAATCATCGAATACCTGCAATCTAACATCGTTCTTTTGAAGTGGATGATCGCAGAGGGTTACGGCGACCGTCGTACCATTGAACGTCGTATCAAAGGTATGGAAAACTGGTTAGCGAACCCTGAGTTACTTGAAGGCGATGCCGATGCAGAATATGCAGCGGTGATTGAAATTGATCTTAATGAGATCAAAGAGCCAATTCTGTGTGCGCCAAATGATCCTGATGATGCGCGTTTACTGTCTGATGTTCAGAATGAAAAAATCGATGAAGTATTCATTGGTTCATGCATGACTAACATTGGTCACTTCCGTGCAGCAGGTAAATTGCTGGATTCCCATAAAGGTCAATTACCAACTCGCCTGTGGGTTGCGCCACCAACCAAGATGGATGCAGCGCAATTAACTGAAGAAGGTTATTACAGCGTATTTGGTAAGAGCGGAGCGCGTATTGAAGTCCCTGGCTGTTCACTGTGTATGGGGAACCAAGCACGCGTGGCAGATGGTGCGACTGTCGTTTCGACATCGACTCGTAACTTCCCTAACCGTTTAGGTACAGGGGCGAATGTGTATCTGGCATCCGCAGAGTTAGCCGCAGTAGCTTCTCTGTTAGGTCGTTTACCAACGCCAGCTGAGTACCAACAGTTTATGAATAAAGTCGACGAAACTGCGGAAGATACATACCGCTATCTGAACTTTGATCGACTGGATCAGTACACTGAAAAAGCTGATGGTGTGATTTTCCAAACCGCTGTTTAA
- the lpdA gene encoding dihydrolipoyl dehydrogenase codes for MSTEIKAQVVVLGAGPAGYSAAFRCADLGLETVLVERYSTLGGVCLNVGCIPSKALLHVAKVIEEAKALAEHGIVFGEPKTDISKVRLWKEKVITQLTGGLAGMAKGRKVNVVNGLGKFTGANTLVVEGENGSTTINFDNAIIAAGSRPIQLPFIPHEDPRIWDSTDALELQEVPERLLVMGGGIIGLEMGTVYHALGSQIDVVEMFDQVIPAADKDVVKVFTKQISKKFNLLLETKVTAVEAKEDGIYVSMEGKKAPAEPQRYDAVLVAIGRVPNGKNLDAGKAGVEVDDRGFIHVDKQMRTNVPHIFAIGDIVGQPMLAHKGVHEGHVAAEVISGLKHYFDPKVIPSIAYTEPEVAWVGLTEKEAKEKNISYETATFPWAASGRAIASDCSEGMTKLIFDKQSNRIIGGAVVGVNGGELLGEIGLAIEMGCDAEDLALTIHAHPTLYESIGMAAEIYEGSITDLPNAKAKKKK; via the coding sequence ATGAGTACTGAAATTAAAGCCCAAGTCGTTGTGCTTGGTGCAGGCCCAGCAGGTTATTCTGCGGCATTCCGTTGCGCTGACTTAGGTTTAGAAACTGTTTTGGTAGAACGTTACTCAACTCTTGGTGGAGTTTGTTTAAACGTTGGTTGTATCCCTTCTAAAGCATTACTGCACGTTGCTAAAGTTATCGAAGAAGCTAAAGCATTAGCTGAACACGGTATCGTATTTGGCGAGCCAAAAACTGACATTTCCAAAGTGCGTCTGTGGAAAGAGAAAGTTATCACCCAACTGACTGGCGGCTTAGCGGGTATGGCGAAAGGCCGTAAAGTTAACGTAGTTAACGGTCTGGGTAAATTTACTGGCGCGAATACACTGGTTGTTGAAGGCGAAAACGGCAGCACCACTATCAACTTTGATAATGCGATCATTGCTGCGGGTTCACGTCCAATTCAGTTACCATTTATTCCTCATGAAGATCCACGTATTTGGGATTCAACAGATGCATTAGAACTGCAAGAAGTTCCAGAGCGTCTGCTGGTAATGGGTGGCGGTATCATCGGTCTTGAGATGGGTACTGTATACCATGCACTGGGTTCACAAATTGATGTGGTTGAAATGTTTGACCAAGTTATCCCTGCTGCGGATAAAGACGTGGTTAAAGTATTCACTAAGCAAATCAGCAAGAAATTCAACTTACTGTTAGAAACTAAAGTGACTGCTGTTGAAGCGAAAGAAGATGGTATCTACGTTTCAATGGAAGGTAAAAAAGCGCCAGCTGAACCACAACGTTATGACGCTGTGTTAGTGGCTATCGGTCGCGTACCTAACGGTAAGAACTTAGACGCAGGTAAAGCTGGCGTTGAAGTTGATGATCGTGGTTTCATCCATGTTGATAAACAAATGCGTACTAACGTACCACACATCTTTGCTATCGGTGACATTGTTGGTCAACCAATGCTGGCCCACAAAGGTGTTCACGAAGGTCACGTTGCAGCAGAAGTTATCTCTGGTCTGAAACACTACTTCGATCCTAAAGTGATTCCATCAATTGCTTATACTGAGCCAGAAGTTGCATGGGTTGGTTTAACTGAGAAAGAAGCGAAAGAGAAAAACATCAGCTACGAAACAGCAACATTCCCGTGGGCTGCATCAGGTCGCGCAATTGCATCTGACTGCTCTGAAGGTATGACTAAGCTGATTTTCGACAAGCAATCTAACCGTATTATCGGTGGTGCGGTTGTTGGTGTTAACGGTGGTGAATTACTGGGCGAAATCGGCCTGGCAATCGAAATGGGTTGTGATGCTGAAGATTTAGCATTAACTATCCATGCTCACCCAACTCTGTACGAATCAATTGGTATGGCAGCAGAGATCTACGAAGGTAGCATCACTGACTTACCAAACGCTAAAGCGAAAAAGAAAAAATAA